The window ACGAATTTTGGTTCGTTTCCTACTATCATGAATTTCGATCTAATAAGctataaaaaatcatatgtaaaatgttcaataacttattagattcaaaataaaatatttaaggcTTATAAGATACTAAATCGAGCACACGATTGTATTTTAACATAACTTgttttaatatgttttgtttcatgttttttctcttaagaaaaaaaagataaacttAGCTCATTAAcatttttggtttgaaaatttctaaacaagaattgaaaaaaaggtggaaaaaacaaattatggaTATCCTATCTTAGTTACTGAAAGTTGTAATATAGTTTGGTTTGTTCTCCAAGGATCATGCTTGATGAACTAATgggttatatttatatttacaaaatatgagTCTAAAAAGGGAGGGGGAATTAAAAGAAATCCATATGACATGTTCTatttttggattgaattttctttaagaaaatattgggGTGTTTGTTTTGTAAGACATTTGCTAGCATTGCAGGGTTACAGGCTATCAATTTGGAAGTGCTTTGATATATGAGGCTGGGGGTATCCATCATCATTGAGTCCAATCAACATAAACTAAGCATATCCCATATGATGTTTCTGGGTTTCttaatgtttcaaaataagaTTGACAATGTCATGTAGTAGTCTTAATAATCCTAACATTACATGCTAATAATACTCTTATATGATctgttataaataaaaattctacgtacattattatattcacCATTTCActgtttgattatttttaatatgctTTTCATTCTCTATGGGTTTGAATGCCTTATTAGTCCATGTCTCTCTGGGGATTAttagaagtttgaaaaaagcaatctttaaaatgtatataatatcAGACGGTCATCAATCAAATGAATCATATAAGAGTATCAAACAGAAAACTGGAAAACTTTACTTGAAATGGAATTTGTTGATGATGCTTCATTAAGTTCCGATTTAGTGAATGAACTTAGTAGagtaaggaaaagaaaatgaaacatgaAACCAAGCGAGAGGAAAAGCATTTTGTTGATTATCATACATGATTCACATATCACACAGAGAAGCCATGCACCTAAAACTCAGTTTATAGAAGATTAAAGAGCTTGAAAcagtttattttaatgatcCAAGATGGTGAAGTTTGGGTTGTTTTGCTCATCTTCTGGCTTCGGGGGTGGCGGTAGAGTCATCACTCGTGTGAATTGGGGAGTGTGCTGGGGATTTCTCTGCACCACCTGCAGTAGATGGGATATGAATATGGATGCATATAGGGTGGCGTTAAAGCTCGTCCAGGGGCCAACTATTTCAGCCAATGCATCTTGAAATCTACCTTCTCCACCCCCCCTCCGCTTTCTTTCGCGGTAATCGTGCCAAGCTTCTTGTATTTTGTAGGCTGCCCAAACTTTCCATTGATGAGAGTAGAACCTAGAGAACGAGGATTTTTAGAAGCAGTTGAATGAAAAGACTTTATGGGATCAATGGTAGAACAATTTATGTGTAAGTTGAGTAAAAAGAACATGCCTCACTGAGAATTGGAAGTACTTGCTATTGAGTTGCTGGGAGTGGAACTGACTGGTTACAAATTTCAGCTCATTAGCCTTTAGAGCAAAGGCTTCAACCTCAGTTAGAGTTTCAACTGTTCTTTTTGAAATGGGAAGAGAAGAAGGGTTAGTGGTGGGATCCATTGCCCAATGAACTAGCTCTTCACCACAGAAATCGCCAGCATTAAGAGTGTCCGAGTACAGGTCGTTTTTCCAATCACAACCAATAATGGTAGCCATCTTTCCTTTCATGATAAATAGCATCATATCAATTGGGTCACCCTCTTGCATAATGAAGCTCTTCTCTGTGAATAACACTGGCCTAAGATATTCGCACATTGCGTCCAACAGTTGTTTATCCATGCTGCTAAAAAGTGGCACCTAAAGTATTTCGACTTCTGAGGTAACGattgttgaaaatttcataGAAAGAATGTGCCAAAGTAgaaggaaaaagggaaaaaaagaaactcacTTTCTTAAGATGGGCCAAGCAAAGGTGGCGTTTGATGTCTCTTCTGAGGTCTTTAGGAAAGTTACTGATGAGTTCCTCTTCCTTAACTCCTCTATTTAGCTGCCATTTGTACTGATCATATCGTCGAATACGATACCTCAACTCGTCTGGGAGCATACGGTGTGCCATCCAATGCTCAGCATCTCTTCGGTTAATTCTCATCTGCTCTATTTTAACAGTTGCTGACTGCAGATATTTCTGTCAAGTGGAACAAATTCATAGTTGAAAGTTGGACCAGTTAAATAGAGAATGAAAGATACAGTATGGTAGAGCAATGAAACCAAATAAACATTTGGAGTGTAAATAACTTTCCTCTTGAACTTGAATCAGTTTCATGCAAAGAAATGAATTGAGCATCATGCCTTACCTGAATATTGCTAATGAGAAACGCGAATAAAACCAAACCAAGGATGGCAATGAAGACAGCAAAAAAAACCTCTCCCATGAAATGGCTTACTTCAAGATTTTGTCCACTAGAGCTGTAGAAACACAAGCAAGTTCTTTAGAGGGGTATGGTTTACTCCAAAGGACTAACTTAAAATGTGTAAAAGATTTGCTTCATGGATGATGGAGAAAGACATTTGAAAAACTTGGAACTCATCACAATATATTCACTTATATCATATCACATTCCTTAGTAAAATCATGAAGAAACATGGATAACTTTTACTGACCCAACATTTCGTAGAGCCCACCAAAAGGAATAGCAGAATTTACGGCGAAAACTCATAGTATCGGTTAAGTTAAACTTAAGGGCTTCAGCATATATCCCAAACTCAAAGCCGTCTTTTCCGTCCTCAGACTCTTTAGGAAAGCAAGTCTTGTTTATAGATGGGTACGCATTCCTTTTATGAGTTCCACAGTACAAAAACTCTCCAGTACAGTTAATGTCATCTTCCTTGCATGCTTGGATCCAGCATTTGGCTTGTCGTTCTATTGATAACAAATACCAAACGGCACCAACTACCTAATTCATTTCATTCACTGCTCATAAGAGAATTCtttttaaaccaaaatgtaAAAACTTCTTAtataagtcaaatgaacacaTACATGACTAGCTAGCATATAAATGAGGAGATTGAAGGCAGCTCCACTCCAAGCTGTTTCTGTCAGTATGCCAGAAGTTCTGGTTACTTCTCTGTATAGTGGATATATTCGGAGAAGTCTTGGAATATATTGCAAAAGAATTGCCATTTTCATGGCATCCTTCGTTTTCAAGGGAATAGGGCCTTTCGCTGCAGGTATGATTACTAATACCAAAAGCTGAATGACATAAAGAGACCAAGTTATCTTAAATAGTAAGTTCACTTCAGTGAGGCAATGAATACTGCTTAGTCAAAACAAAGGATTCACAAGAATCTGTCCAATGACTAAAAGATAATCCAATCTTAAAAGTCCAACGACTAAAAAACAATCCATTCTTAAAACAGGATACGAACAAAACAAGCACACAATCTTTAGTACAATGTTAACAGAGAGAAGATTGTGGACTTGGCTTTAAAGAATTCATCATCCAGAATATGTAACATTCCAAATAAGAAGAACTATCAAATGTTTTGCTCTTGATGCAAAGACTAGATGCTGCAAGTATCTTAGAAATggttaaagaatttttttttttaccataacctataaacttaaaattttgaattgtggGGCGATTTAACATGGTATCAAAGCATAACACCTTGTATTCAAAGTTTGAACTTTTATAACATCATTACCTTTCCATTTAATATTGATAACTAATTGTTGTAACTTTTGCATATTTTCAAGCCCACATGTAATAATGGGAGTGTTAAAATGTTGCTAAAGAATCAAATTTACCACAACTCTATCACTTGAACTTGAGTTGAGAGCTAGTGTAACCGAAACCgtacaatttttttacctGAGGTAATGGGATAATGGATAAGAAATCGATCAAGAAGTTTGAGAAAAGATATttctttgctatttttgctGGATCTTTGATTAATTCACCAGTTCCAAAAACCGGTAAAGATGGGGGGAGATAACCGGTTCGAAATTCAAAGATCATGTGGAGTAGATAAAATAAGTCGATGAATGAACGAAGAACACAAGCAATGATCATAAGTTGTCGGTCCATGGTTAGGCATTGATCTTTTCCATCGAGCACTGGGACGTAAAAGAAGAGAGGATCCACAGCTACTGCTATGACAGAGGAGAGCACAAATATCTTGTTCCATTGCTGAAGAAATTGCTTATGTGGATCAAgaattttcttccaaaattttggtttctttgcTGACTGATCACCTGAATGCTTGAAGCCTAAGATTGTAATTATTCTTCTAAACCAATCAGAAATACTTGAAAATCTTGTCTCTATGCTTTCCAATATTGACCCTGGAGACAGTCTGCTTTTGTATGGGTAACCTCCAAATCTGTCATGAAAACCAGCAGTTTGATGTCCAAGCCgatatattatcatttaagTGTAGAATTAAGTACATTCCAGTTTTGATAGGATCAGGTTCAAGCAAGTTATTTACAGAAATAATCATCCAGTGGAACTTGggacaaatataacaaactatGTGGAAATAGAAAGAGCATAAGTTGTTTTTCAGAAAATTTGACAGcatgagagagagagttaaGAATGTTCAAACCTCACAGATTTTGGCATCTGAGAACCCATACACTTGGACATAACTATCCAAAAGGTGGGGCTAAAATGTACCTCTGGTAGCACTATCTGTACTGCATAGCTTCACAAGCAAAATGTTTGTTACAAGATTCACAACACAAGCTACAGTTCCATGAAGCTCTACTAGAAGTTGACCTTCCTTTTCATGCAAAATATATGGTCACTTACATGAAAGGCAAGAAGAAGTAAAAATGAATACCTTTCTTTGGATAGGTTGTTGAATGAGAACTAGCAGGGCTGAAAGGAATGACTCCAAATTCCTTCAATCATCTGGTAAAGAAAAAGCCAAAGTAAGCTACAAGAAAATGTTTGTCTTGATTAAAACTTTATAACAAAGTGCTTTTTCTATTCTACTTTTCCTTGTCTTGCAACAGGGATTGTGGACCTTTCAACCAATGTGTTACATGCATGTCAATTTTTAAGCAAAAAGAAACTGTCTGTGAAATAACCTTAGTAGTTAGTATGGTTTCTCTGCTGCTGTCTGTGAAATAACAATGTCtcacaaaaaacaaaaactgtaAATATTGCTAAAGTAAAGCCCCGAATAACCCAATTTTGGCTATCTACAAAAGAATCTTTGATCAATAATCTCATTACACATTGCTCCTTGAATTCcccctccccccccccccccccccccccctttCTGTGAAGTGGAAAGTTCTTACTTTAAagcatgcttttttttctcaatactttattttaaaggAGTGGAATTATAATCAAAGGTGATAACAATGGGGACAGAGGTTACAACCTGATTTGGTAAAGTCATATAGAAATTGTTacaattcttttgattttgggATGAAAAGCAAGCTAAGGGGTcttctttaataatttttgcCAGAAAAGAAGAGCTTCACAAATAGTCCAGTTGTTATTTGAGTATaattctttcttcaaaagaacCAAAGATTTTGTCTTGATTGGGGGCTGTTATGTGTTTGTTATGAATGTGTCTAGAAATTCTTAGCTCAATCCAATAATCAATTTGGATTGGGTAACAACTTGGTAGTTTATAAACAGATTTGATCCTACATCAATTTGTCCATCTACCTATATAAGAAATCTTAGTACATTTTGAATACagtttacaaaacaaaaaattaattggaaCAAACTTTGAAAGTACACTTGTGactataaaattgaaaagctTAGAAATTAAATCACTGAAACTAATGTTTTTAACAGACAATCGATCCATATATGATTTCtaaaaagtttgatatttaaagGTTAGTCTAATTTAgactttaaagaaaaaagataaagatgtGCCACTTATATTATAACCCACCAAAAAGAAAGGTGGATAGAGAATGATAAAggttctctctttttcatatacacaaaaataataaagaaaatatgatagTGATAATGGGTTGTTACAGGCTTTATTTGATAAGGTGAATGTTAACTCAAAATGACAGCTTAGGcattagagaaaataaaaataaaaagctttAACTTTGGTGCTGGGAAAACCCATTTAAAAAGATGTATACTTTAGAGTGTTTAAATAAACTCCATCCTATCAGAACATTTTTTAGTGCACAAGaaaggaaatggaaatggCCCACTCTTCTCAATTATTTGTTCCTGTCTTTACTTACACCTTCTCCCAGAAACCATAGCATTCATGAGCAGTGGCCTTATGGCTCTATTATCTTCTTTTCTCCTATGAATTTACATTTGTATTCAACAAGATTTTATTTGCTATGTGGTGAATTATTCAACAGTAAGGGGCCTTGTGGGTATTTAGTTTAAGAAAGGTTTGTTAAAACAGTGCACTGATTCTCTCTATTATGATCACAAGTGGATGTTAATCTTGACCTTCACAAGTCAACTAATTTCCAAATAAACTCTTCGATAGCCTCTGAAACAGTATTACAGGATTGCTTCAGTCTTAGTGATGTTTTATTGAATTGATGTATTTGGTTTAGTTGGAACATTTTACCAAGCAAAACCCATGAGATGTTTATGCCTTAGTGGGATTGATGGAGGAGATTGAAGGTTAGTGATGGAGTTCTAAGGTTAAAATTCTATGCTGGAACGAGAAACAAGaatttggattgaattttcaatttaacaaaataaattatatatctaCAATCATATTCGATCTCACCTCTTCCCCAAACAAATTCGATTCTCCTTTTCCTCTAAATAAGAAAGTTCATACTTCAAAGCAGTTGCCATCACATCTTTCATCTAAAACACTGATGTTTGTGTGATAAGAATTTTGCTGTTTGTGCTTGTTGTCATGTAAGGTTGAGGCCTTTCATTttgggtgttttttttaatacgaGCTTAGGGATAACCCTCACCATTGACTTGACCCCAATCAACATAAACTAAGCAAATCCCATATGATGTATCTTCCTAAGTTTCTTCATGTTTCAAAACAAGATTGACAACGTCATTTATAGTCCTAATAATCCCAACGTTACATGTTCTTATATCTATCGTCATATAACTTCTAGCTACATTATATTCACCAATCCTCTTTTCTTAatatacttttcattttctatgaTATTGAATCCCTTGGTCCATACTCAAAATATAAAGGTCAAACCAATCAAATGCATCGtataaaagaatcaaacagaaaattgaaaaactttaCATGAAATGgaatttgatgatgatgatgcttCATGAAGTTCCTATTTAATGGCATGCCAACATTAAAGCAAGGAAATTAGCAAGAGGAAAGTAGGTAGGAGTAGGCtagagaaaatgaaagtgaaaCCAATAGCAAGAGCAAGAGCATTACGTTGATTATCATACATTATTTACTTATCACACGGAGAAACCAAGCACTAAAAACTCAGAACATAGAATGTTAAAAAGCTTGAAACAACACAGTTTAAAGATCCAAGCTGGGGAAGTTTGGCTTGTTATGATGATCATTTGGCTTCGGAGGCGCCGATAGATTTGTCACTCGTGTGATTTGGGGAGTTTGCTGGGGTTGATCTCGCTGCACAGCTTGCAGTAGATAGGATATGAATATGGATGCATACAGAGTGGCCCTAAAGCTCGCGGAGGAGCCAAATATTTTAGCTAATGCATCTTGAAACCTGCCATCTCCACCTCCCCTCCGCTTTCTTTCACGGTAATCCTCCCAAGCTTCTTGTATTTTGTAGGCTGCCCAAACTCTCCATTGATGAGAATAGAACCTAGAGAACATCGATTGTAGATCAATAAGTTGAATGAGAAAGAACTTTTATGAGATCAATGGTAGAACGATTTATGTGTAAGTTCAGTTAGAAGAGCATGCCTCACTGAGAGTTGGAACTGCTTGCTATTGAGACGCTGGTAGCGGAACTGACTAGTTACAGATTCCAGCTCATTAGACTTTAGAGCAAAGGCTTCAACCTCAGTAAGAGTTTTAATTGTTCTATTTGAAATGGGAAGACAAGTGGAGCTGGGATCCATTGCCCACTGAACTAGCTCTTCACCACAAAAGTCACCAGCTTTAAGAGTACCCAAGTACAGGTTATCTTTCCAACCACAATTAGTAAGGGTAGCCAGCTCTCCTTTCATGATAAATAGCATCATATCAATTGTGTCACCCTCTTGCAGAATGAAGCTCTTCTTTGTAAATAACACAGGCTTGAGATATTCACACATCGAGTCTAACAGTTGTTTGTCCATGCTGCTAAAAAGTGGCACCTAAAGCATTCCAAGTTAACAAAATTTCACAGGTAGAATGTgcaaagttgaagaaaaagaactcaCTTTCTTAAGATGGGCCAAGCAAAGGTGTTGTTTGATGTCTCTCATAAGGTCTTTAGGAAGGTTACTGATGAGTTCCTCTTCCTTAACTCCCCTATTTAGCTGCCATTTGTACTGATCATATCGCCGAATACGTCGCCTCAACTCCTCTGGGAGCATACGATGTGCCATCCAATGCTCGGCATCTCTTCGGTTAATTCTCATCTGCTCTATTTTAACAGTTGCCGACTGCAGGTATTTCTGTCAAGGGAAACAACTCATAGTTGAAAGTCGGAGCAATTAATAGAGAATGAAGTATGCAATATGGTAGAGCAATGCAACCATAATATTTGGAGCATATGTTTATTGTCTTGAGCTTGAAGCAACTGTAAAGAGAGTGAATTGAGCATCATATGTTACCTGAATGTTACTAATGAGTAACGCaaataaaaccaaaccaaGGATGGCGATgaagacagaaaaaaaaacctcctCCATGTACTTGCTTACTTTAAGGTTTTGTCCACTAGAGCTGTAGAAAGACAAGAAAGTTCTTCACCAAGTATGGTGTACTCTAAAGAATTAACTTAAAATGTGTGTAAAAGGATATGCTTCAGGGATGATACAAATAAACAATGGGAAAACTTGGAActtataacaattagattcatatatatcatatcaCAGTCCTTAGTCGTGAAGGAACATAGTAAACTTATACCAACCTGACATTTTGCAAAGCCCACCAGAAGGAATAGAATAATTTCCGGCAAAAATTCTCTGTCGTCGTTAATTGAAACTTAATGGCTTGATCAAACATCCCAAACTCGAAGTGTTTTCCATCTTCCAACTTTCTAGGAGAGCAATACTCATTTAAAGTTGAGTTTGGTTGTCCTTTTGGATCTTCACAGTACAGAAAATTGTGGATGCAGATCTTATCGTTCTTGCATTCGTTGAACCAACATCTGATCTGTCGTTTGATTGATAACGAATACCAAGCGGCACCAACTACCTAATTCGTTACATTCATTGCTCATAAGAGAATTCCtcttaaaccaaaatataacttttgatTTAAGTTAAATGAACACATACATGACCAGCTTGTATATAGATGAGAAGATTGAAAGCA of the Cucumis sativus cultivar 9930 chromosome 3, Cucumber_9930_V3, whole genome shotgun sequence genome contains:
- the LOC101206492 gene encoding cyclic nucleotide-gated ion channel 1, which produces MSKCMGSQMPKSVRFGGYPYKSRLSPGSILESIETRFSSISDWFRRIITILGFKHSGDQSAKKPKFWKKILDPHKQFLQQWNKIFVLSSVIAVAVDPLFFYVPVLDGKDQCLTMDRQLMIIACVLRSFIDLFYLLHMIFEFRTGYLPPSLPVFGTGELIKDPAKIAKKYLFSNFLIDFLSIIPLPQLLVLVIIPAAKGPIPLKTKDAMKMAILLQYIPRLLRIYPLYREVTRTSGILTETAWSGAAFNLLIYMLASHVVGAVWYLLSIERQAKCWIQACKEDDINCTGEFLYCGTHKRNAYPSINKTCFPKESEDGKDGFEFGIYAEALKFNLTDTMSFRRKFCYSFWWALRNVGSSGQNLEVSHFMGEVFFAVFIAILGLVLFAFLISNIQKYLQSATVKIEQMRINRRDAEHWMAHRMLPDELRYRIRRYDQYKWQLNRGVKEEELISNFPKDLRRDIKRHLCLAHLKKVPLFSSMDKQLLDAMCEYLRPVLFTEKSFIMQEGDPIDMMLFIMKGKMATIIGCDWKNDLYSDTLNAGDFCGEELVHWAMDPTTNPSSLPISKRTVETLTEVEAFALKANELKFVTSQFHSQQLNSKYFQFSVRFYSHQWKVWAAYKIQEAWHDYRERKRRGGGEGRFQDALAEIVGPWTSFNATLYASIFISHLLQVVQRNPQHTPQFTRVMTLPPPPKPEDEQNNPNFTILDH
- the LOC101206736 gene encoding cyclic nucleotide-gated ion channel 1 — its product is MPNSARYGGYQYRSRLSPGSILESIERRFSSVSDWFRGISIISGFKHSDDQSVKKRKFWKKILDPNKPFLQQWNKIFVLSSVIAVAVDPLFFYVSRIDKELYCLTLDRQLIIIACVLRTFFDLFYILHIIFEFRTSFLPPSLPVFGSGELIKDPAKIAKKYLSSNFLIDILSILPLPQLLVLAILPAAKSYTLAKSRNFLNTANILQYIPRIFRIYPLYREVTRTSGILTETAWSGAAFNLLIYIQAGHVVGAAWYSLSIKRQIRCWFNECKNDKICIHNFLYCEDPKGQPNSTLNEYCSPRKLEDGKHFEFGMFDQAIKFQLTTTENFCRKLFYSFWWALQNVSSSGQNLKVSKYMEEVFFSVFIAILGLVLFALLISNIQKYLQSATVKIEQMRINRRDAEHWMAHRMLPEELRRRIRRYDQYKWQLNRGVKEEELISNLPKDLMRDIKQHLCLAHLKKVPLFSSMDKQLLDSMCEYLKPVLFTKKSFILQEGDTIDMMLFIMKGELATLTNCGWKDNLYLGTLKAGDFCGEELVQWAMDPSSTCLPISNRTIKTLTEVEAFALKSNELESVTSQFRYQRLNSKQFQLSVRFYSHQWRVWAAYKIQEAWEDYRERKRRGGGDGRFQDALAKIFGSSASFRATLYASIFISYLLQAVQRDQPQQTPQITRVTNLSAPPKPNDHHNKPNFPSLDL